The following coding sequences are from one Achromobacter sp. B7 window:
- a CDS encoding IscS subfamily cysteine desulfurase translates to MTTRPIYFDYSATTPVDPRVVDKMVPWLYENFGNPASRSHAYGWDSEEAVERAREEVAKLVNADPREIVWTSGATESNNLAIKGAANFYAERGKHVITVKTEHKAVLDTCRELERQGFEVTYLNVKDDGLIDLDTFKAALRPDTVLVSVMMVNNEIGVIQDIESLGEICREKGIIFHVDAAQATGKVEIDLQKLKVDLMSFSAHKTYGPKGIGALYVRRKPRIRIEAQMHGGGHERGFRSGTLATHQIVGMGEAFRLAREEMGTENERIRMLRDRLWNGLSQIEEVYLNGDMDQRVPHNLNVSFNYVEGESLIMAIKELAVSSGSACTSASLEPSYVLRALGRNDELAHSSIRFTLGRFTTEKEVDYAIELLKSRVGKLRDMSPLWEMAKEGIDLNTVQWAAH, encoded by the coding sequence ATGACCACCCGTCCGATTTATTTTGATTATTCGGCCACCACCCCCGTCGACCCGCGCGTCGTGGACAAGATGGTGCCGTGGCTGTACGAGAACTTCGGCAATCCGGCCTCCCGTAGCCATGCGTATGGTTGGGATTCGGAAGAAGCCGTCGAACGCGCCCGCGAAGAAGTCGCCAAGCTGGTCAACGCCGACCCGCGAGAGATCGTCTGGACTTCTGGTGCGACCGAGTCCAATAACCTGGCCATCAAGGGCGCTGCGAATTTCTACGCGGAACGCGGCAAGCACGTCATCACCGTCAAGACCGAGCACAAAGCAGTGCTTGACACCTGTCGCGAGCTGGAACGCCAGGGTTTTGAAGTTACCTACCTGAACGTGAAGGACGACGGTCTGATCGACCTGGACACGTTCAAAGCCGCGCTGCGCCCTGATACGGTGCTGGTGTCGGTGATGATGGTGAACAACGAAATCGGCGTCATCCAGGACATCGAATCGCTGGGCGAAATCTGCCGCGAAAAGGGCATCATTTTCCACGTCGACGCCGCTCAGGCGACTGGCAAGGTGGAAATCGACCTGCAAAAGCTGAAGGTTGATCTGATGTCGTTTTCGGCGCACAAGACGTACGGCCCGAAGGGTATCGGCGCGCTGTATGTGCGTCGCAAGCCGCGCATCCGTATCGAAGCGCAAATGCACGGTGGCGGCCACGAGCGCGGTTTCCGCTCGGGCACGCTGGCTACGCACCAGATTGTCGGCATGGGCGAGGCTTTCCGCCTGGCGCGCGAAGAAATGGGTACCGAGAACGAGCGCATCCGCATGCTGCGTGATCGCCTGTGGAATGGCCTGTCGCAGATCGAAGAGGTCTATCTGAACGGCGACATGGACCAGCGTGTACCGCACAACTTGAACGTCAGCTTCAACTATGTCGAAGGCGAGTCCCTGATCATGGCGATCAAGGAACTGGCCGTTTCCAGCGGCTCGGCTTGCACGTCTGCCAGCTTGGAACCGTCGTACGTGTTGCGTGCCCTGGGCCGCAATGACGAACTGGCGCACAGTTCCATCCGTTTCACGCTCGGCCGCTTCACGACCGAAAAGGAAGTGGACTACGCGATTGAATTGCTCAAGAGCCGCGTTGGCAAGCTGCGCGATATGTCGCCGCTGTGGGAAATGGCCAAGGAAGGCATTGACTTGAACACCGTGCAGTGGGCCGCGCACTAA
- the iscR gene encoding Fe-S cluster assembly transcriptional regulator IscR yields the protein MRLTTKGRFAVTAMIDLAMRQHSGPVTLAAISQRQNISLSYLEQLFGKLRRHELVDSVRGPGGGYSLARLARNVTVADIIFAVDEPLDATSCGGKRDCTSGNDGKPGKCMTHELWATLNRKMVDYLDSVSLQDLVDQQRVRQLQEASNQAQACAVRVNRVGGANAAANSPTTTVAANATV from the coding sequence ATGCGGCTAACTACCAAAGGGCGTTTCGCCGTGACTGCCATGATCGATCTCGCGATGCGCCAGCACAGCGGCCCGGTCACTCTTGCGGCCATCAGCCAGCGTCAAAACATCTCGCTTTCCTATCTGGAACAGCTGTTCGGGAAACTGCGTCGCCACGAACTCGTGGACAGCGTGCGCGGCCCGGGCGGCGGTTATTCGCTTGCGCGCCTTGCACGCAATGTGACCGTCGCGGACATCATCTTTGCAGTGGACGAGCCGCTGGACGCCACCAGCTGTGGCGGCAAGCGCGACTGTACAAGCGGCAATGACGGCAAGCCCGGCAAGTGCATGACGCACGAACTCTGGGCGACGTTGAACCGCAAGATGGTCGATTACCTGGATTCGGTGTCCCTGCAAGATCTGGTCGATCAGCAGCGCGTGCGCCAGTTGCAGGAAGCCAGCAATCAAGCGCAGGCCTGCGCAGTACGTGTCAATCGGGTGGGCGGCGCCAATGCCGCTGCCAATTCCCCGACCACGACCGTCGCGGCTAACGCCACCGTATAA
- a CDS encoding low molecular weight protein-tyrosine-phosphatase — MMTKVLFVCMGNICRSPSAEGVFRHLVNDAGLSDVVRIDSAGTHAFHIGEAPDARAQAAARKRGYEITHCEARQVTAEDFRDFDLILAMDWDNLSAMQQQCPKTYQHKLMLLMRFANEFEEATVPDPYYGGADGFGKVLDYLEDACQGVLELVRKRATQYQAA; from the coding sequence ATGATGACCAAGGTACTTTTCGTTTGCATGGGCAATATCTGTCGCTCGCCGAGCGCAGAGGGCGTGTTTCGCCATTTGGTGAATGACGCGGGGTTGAGCGACGTTGTTCGCATTGACTCTGCGGGCACGCATGCGTTTCATATCGGCGAGGCGCCTGATGCCCGGGCGCAGGCTGCGGCGCGTAAACGCGGCTACGAGATCACGCACTGTGAGGCCCGTCAGGTCACCGCAGAGGATTTCCGCGACTTCGATCTTATCCTCGCCATGGATTGGGACAACCTGTCTGCGATGCAGCAGCAGTGCCCCAAGACCTATCAGCACAAGCTGATGCTGCTGATGCGCTTTGCCAATGAGTTTGAAGAGGCCACTGTGCCCGATCCTTACTACGGCGGCGCGGATGGTTTTGGCAAGGTTCTCGACTACTTGGAAGACGCCTGCCAAGGTGTCCTGGAATTGGTCCGCAAGCGCGCTACCCAGTACCAAGCGGCCTGA